A region of Daphnia carinata strain CSIRO-1 chromosome 10, CSIRO_AGI_Dcar_HiC_V3, whole genome shotgun sequence DNA encodes the following proteins:
- the LOC130701172 gene encoding protein Asterix-like → MSGNSNNSSDSRRSDRIHRYKASAFNQNQNGEDLTPDYMNVLGMVFSMCGLMMRLKWCAWAALYCSCISFASSKINDDTKQILSSFMLSISAVVMSYLQNPTPMVLPWSTV, encoded by the exons ATGTCTGGAAACTCAAATAACTCTTCCGATTCACGAAGATCCGATAGGATTCACCG GTATAAGGCGTCGGCATTCAATCAGAACCAGAATGGAGAAGACTTGACTCCCGATTATATGAATGTTTTGGGCATGGTTTTTAGTATGTGCGGGCTCATGATGAGG TTGAAATGGTGTGCTTGGGCTGCTCTGTACTGCTCCTGCATCAGTTTTGCCAGTTCCAAGATCAACGATGACACCAAACAAATCCTCAGCAGTTTCAT GCTCTCCATCTCTGCTGTAGTCATGTCCTACCTCCAAAACCCAACTCCAATGGTTTTACCTTGGTCAACTGTGTGA